The Curtobacterium sp. MCSS17_015 genomic sequence CGACTTCCGTCGAAGGAGCAAACATGAGCAACGCCAAGGCCGTCACCGACGCCACGTTCGAGGCCGAAGTCCTCAAGTCCGACAAGACGATCCTCGTGGACTTCTGGGCTGAGTGGTGCGGCCCGTGTCGCGCCGTCTCGCCGATCCTCGACCAGATCGCCGCGGAGCACGCCGACAAGATCGAGATCGTCAAGCTCAACGTCGACGACAACCCGCAGTCGGCCATGAACTACCAGATCACGTCCATCCCGGCGATGAAGGTGTTCAAGGGCGGCGAGGTCGTGAAGACCGTCATCGGTGCCAAGCCGAAGCCGGCCCTCGAGGCCGACCTCGCGGACTTCCTCGCGTAGGGACTTCGCACAGCGGGATCCGCAGCACAGACCCGGACGCCCCGCCCTCCATTCCATCGGAGGGCGGGGCGTTCGCCTGTCTGGAGGCCCGTTGCGCGGTGGGCAGGACCGCGGGCGCTGGGCGGGCCTCCAGGCCGGTACGGGCGCGTGCGACGCCCGTGCGGTCGGGCCCAGGCCACGGATCGCCGATCGGCCTGCGTCGCGGACCGACGGACGCCCTGCTCCATGTCGTACTGTGGCGAGAACGACCGAGTGGAGGTAACTCGATGACGAACGGCAACAGTCTCGACCCCTGGTACGACTCCTACGCCCAGCGCACCGCCGGGCTGAGCGCCTCCGAGGTCCGAGCTCTGTTCGCCGTCGCGTCGAGGCCTGAGGTGGTCTCCCTCGCCGGCGGCATGCCGTACGTCTCCGCGCTGCCGCGCGAACTCGTCACGGGCTCGATCGACCGGGTCATGCAGGACGACGCGGCCATGGCGCTGCAGTACGGCGGCGGGCAGGGACTGCGGTCCCTCCGCGAGCACATCGTCGACGTGATGAGCCTGGAGGGCATCCGTGCCAGCGCGGAGGACGTCGTGGTCACCACGGGGTCCCAGCACGCCCTGGACCTCGTCACGCGGCTGTTCATCGATCCGGGCGACGTCGTCCTGGCCGAGTCACCCTCGTACGTCGGTGCCATCGGGGTCTTCCGGTCGTACCAGGCCGAGACGGTCCACGTGGCGACGGACGAGCTCGGTCTGGTCCCCGAGGCCCTGCGCGAGACGATCGCCCGTCTGCGGGCCGCGGGCAAGCGGATGAAGTTCCTGTACACGATCCCGAACTTCCACAACCCCGCCGGGGTCACGATGAGCCGCGAGCGCCGCATCGAGGTCCTCGACATCTGCCGCTCGAACGACATCCTCGTGCTCGAGGACAACCCGTACGGGCTGCTCTGGTTCGACGAGCCCGCGCCGCAGGCCATCCGCTCCATCGACGACGAGGGTGTGGTCTACCTCGGGTCGTTCTCGAAGACGCTCGCCCCCGGGTTCCGCGTCGGCTGGGCCCTGGCGCCGCACGCCATCCGCGAGAAGCTCGTGCTCGCGAACGAGTCGGCCGTCCTCGCACCGAACTCGTTCGGGCAGTACGTCGTCAACGCCTACCTCGACGCCGCCGACTGGAAGGGCCAGGTCGACACCTTCCGCGGGCTCTACGCCGAACGACGCGATGCCATGCTCTCCGCACTGGGGGAGTTCCTGCCCGACCTCAGCTGGACCGTGCCGAACGGTGGCTTCTTCGTCTGGCTCACCCTGCCGGAGTCCCTCGACTCGAAGGGCATGCTGCCCCGCGCGGTCAAGGAGCTCGTCGCCTACACACCGGGTACCGCCTTCTTCGCCGACGGCCGCGGGGCCGGCAACATCCGGTTGTCGTTCTGCTACCCGACCTCCGAGCAGATCCGCGTCGGCGTGAAGCGTCTGGCATCGGTCGTCAACGACGAGCTGGAACTCATCGAGACCTTCGGCCCGACCGCACGCTCGCGCCCGACGCTCAGCCGCCCGACGGTCAGCTCGCCGCCGCCGAACCTGTCCTGAACAGGTCTTTCCGCACCACAACACCATTCGCAGAGGATCCTCCATGGCTGAGTTCGCCCGCCGTCACGTCGTCGTCGTCGCCGGGGGGATCTCGCACGAACGCGACATCTCGCTGCGATCCGGCCGACGCGTCGCGGACTCGCTCGCCGGGTACGGCTGGCAGGTGGACCTCCGGGACGCCGACGCATCGCTGCTGCCCGCCCTGAGCGCCGACCGTCCCGACGTCGTGTGGCCGGCCCTGCACGGCGCCTCAGGGGAGGACGGCGCGCTGCGCGGCATCCTGGAGGCCCTCGACATCCCCTACGTCGGCTCACGCTCGACGTCCGCTCGTCTCGCATGGGACAAGCCGACGGCGTCCGCCCTCGTCTCCCGCGCCGGCGTCCGGACCCCGCGATCGATCACGCTGTCGCACGACGTGTTCCGTGAGCTGGGCGCAGTCGGCGTGCTCCAGGCCATCGCCGCCGAGCACCCGGTGCCGCTCGCCGTCAAGCCCGCACGAGGCGGTAGCGCCCAGGGGGTGACCCTCGTCGAGAACGTGGAGGACCTCCCGCGGGCCATGGTCGCCGCCTACACCTACTGCGAGGACGCCGTCATCGAGCAGCTCATCCGCGGCACCGAGATCGCAGTCGGCATCATCGACACGGGGGACGGGCCGCTCGCCCTGGCCCCGGTCGAGATCGTCCCGCGCAACGGCTTCTACGGCTACGAGGCGCGTTACAACGCCGGCGAGACGACCTTCTACACGCCGGCCCGGTTGTCGGACGAGCAGTCGAGCGCTGCGTCAGCGGCGGCGGTCCTCGCGCATCGCGCGCTCGGGCTGCGGCATGTGTCCCGTGTCGACATCATCGTCGACGGGGCCGGCACACCCTGGTTCCTCGAGTCGAACGTGCTGCCGGGACTGACCGAGACGTCGCTCGTGCCACAGGCGCTCTCGGCGTCGGGGTTCGACCTCGGGTGGACCTATGCGGAGCTCGCCGAGCAGGCCATCCGGGATCACACGGCCTGACCGAGCCCGACTCACTCCGGCGGGTGACCTGCCTGAAGCGCGGTCTGCGATCGAGGTAGGGCCGACCCCGATGTTCCACGTG encodes the following:
- the trxA gene encoding thioredoxin; this translates as MSNAKAVTDATFEAEVLKSDKTILVDFWAEWCGPCRAVSPILDQIAAEHADKIEIVKLNVDDNPQSAMNYQITSIPAMKVFKGGEVVKTVIGAKPKPALEADLADFLA
- a CDS encoding PLP-dependent aminotransferase family protein → MTNGNSLDPWYDSYAQRTAGLSASEVRALFAVASRPEVVSLAGGMPYVSALPRELVTGSIDRVMQDDAAMALQYGGGQGLRSLREHIVDVMSLEGIRASAEDVVVTTGSQHALDLVTRLFIDPGDVVLAESPSYVGAIGVFRSYQAETVHVATDELGLVPEALRETIARLRAAGKRMKFLYTIPNFHNPAGVTMSRERRIEVLDICRSNDILVLEDNPYGLLWFDEPAPQAIRSIDDEGVVYLGSFSKTLAPGFRVGWALAPHAIREKLVLANESAVLAPNSFGQYVVNAYLDAADWKGQVDTFRGLYAERRDAMLSALGEFLPDLSWTVPNGGFFVWLTLPESLDSKGMLPRAVKELVAYTPGTAFFADGRGAGNIRLSFCYPTSEQIRVGVKRLASVVNDELELIETFGPTARSRPTLSRPTVSSPPPNLS
- a CDS encoding D-alanine--D-alanine ligase, which codes for MAEFARRHVVVVAGGISHERDISLRSGRRVADSLAGYGWQVDLRDADASLLPALSADRPDVVWPALHGASGEDGALRGILEALDIPYVGSRSTSARLAWDKPTASALVSRAGVRTPRSITLSHDVFRELGAVGVLQAIAAEHPVPLAVKPARGGSAQGVTLVENVEDLPRAMVAAYTYCEDAVIEQLIRGTEIAVGIIDTGDGPLALAPVEIVPRNGFYGYEARYNAGETTFYTPARLSDEQSSAASAAAVLAHRALGLRHVSRVDIIVDGAGTPWFLESNVLPGLTETSLVPQALSASGFDLGWTYAELAEQAIRDHTA